One genomic window of Aethina tumida isolate Nest 87 chromosome 3, icAetTumi1.1, whole genome shotgun sequence includes the following:
- the LOC109603693 gene encoding protein polybromo-1 isoform X3 — protein sequence MSKRRRTSSIASRNHEDDSLDSVEASTSSGPTMRKRRKLQDPAELCHQLYDTIRNHKKNDGTLLCDLFIRVPKRRQEPGYYDVVSNPMDLLKVQQKLKTDEYIDLDDLQSDIELIVNNTKAFYKRNTQEYKDAVELWDLFITSKSRLLNGKDEEETRSTRTPNNRNRQPKRTPVRENHRNDVNDHNDNSRVNDVEQDEFEQLYRAVTTAVDSDKKPLHTFFQVLPSKKRYPDYYEVVETPIDLRMVADKMHHKKYNLLVEMERDLLLMTKNACLYNEPGSQIFKHAKALRKVIQMKRIEIEDQPKATPAKMTGRRSVNSNNVTPKLTRSRGSTPVIKNDDKKNDIDHDDLDDTIDDDGTAIDSSNPLWQLFDSVKSVTSSNGVPLSEPFWRLPSRRFYPDYYREIKNPVSLTQIKRKLVKSAYGNLSEVAGDLTIMFENAKKYNIPTSKLYKDAVKLQKIMQCKVQELLDIDQGSDSDLEDKIIVPVRKKPGPKPKNSFNPNSPGRGRPPKDSIPLKKRLHALGKYMLEFTCEDGRKPMLAFMQKPSKKLYSDYYDVIAEPIDFLEIESKIRADQYSCELDLVKDFKLMFSNCRQYNEENSTIYDDSLMLEKHLMDKVGHLFTTPEKDRKDRRVYKARTKHQISPLERNMKTLYESIRDYKEPKSSRQLSQIFMKLPSKIEYPDYYEVIQKPIDMDRISHKMKTNQYETLEDLVADFVLMFDNACKYNEPDSQIYKDALMLQRVCMQTKLLLKEEDNTVPDVASAIQDILLTLFTTVYNHQDEEGRCYSDSMAELPEHDEIENKKVRALSLDLLKRRLDKGVYRRLDTFQEDFFACMERARRLSRTDSQIFEDSVELQKYFIHQRNEICKGGELLLSSALSYTLNDATAAIETLRHSKHLQESVEDETETRSSDDSIIKDGNADASGPNSSMTCNQQTYKVGEFVYVDSKEKGCDPHILMIERLWENKGQQMLYGNYYLRPAETYHVTTRKFLEREVFKSDSHVAVPLEEVKDRCCVMNVKHYFTMRPEGYDEKDVYVCESRYSTRTRSFKKIKIYPENATVKLVPREEPLEPKRVVSVFRERVEKHMDELAELEEQEQLVEKEKPNVVAYTHMEIDDGNTYYEQFNTICSGVVKTGDFVYVAADGGKQLIAQIDSIWDTKDGKSYFRGPWFVPPSELPQSQNKLFYKQEMFLSSLEDTNPVVSIMGRCAVLDYNDYISCRPTEIAEADTFICTSMYDEVNRQIRKLPNDSLRKYSHSGEVTEDEIYFFPKLINPPKESTHLTKMNDMDIIMEDSMDGGPPSVGSGEIPTTVISNTPVTPAASKKKPNKNKIVTGYILYSREVRKQVVQNNPESTFGDISRIVGSEWKSLPASEKQSWEERASKINEETKAQMLDEQCSSPAPTPTSLGSGMVDQIFECCWDNCDYQFEECSDLIEHCVKDKDTQGHVQAYFQENPGADLHCQWRNCLRNNKKDVKPFPNIARLIRHVRDMHINKGNGRSVAPENRSKNYVGNRVMPVLQPCVSTTSEILSAATSTFNTTAGTYSTTTNTASGAAQSNQTQQQNQEPMFITVPPRPQRVLHSEAYIKYIEGLQAENKYITQWERTLNATQENSPAPDLEKLNNVTTWLGRKADQHDNVVAAIWALRNQLLRDTLGLHKTL from the exons ATGAGTAAACGCAGAAGGACTAGTTCTATCGCAAGTAGGAACCACGAGGATGATTCATTGGACAGTGTTGAGGCGTCTACTAGCAGTGGACCTACCATGCGGAAGAGGAGGAAACTTCAGGACCCA GCTGAACTGTGTCATCAGTTGTATGACACAATCAGGAACCACAAGAAAAACGACGGTACTTTACTATGTGATCTGTTTATAAGGGTACCCAAGCGCAGACAAGAACCAGGATATTACGATGTAGTTAGCAATCCCATGGATTTACTCAAGGTTCAGCAGAAATTAAAGACAGATGAATACATTGACTTAGATGACTTACAAAGTGATATAGAGCTTATTGTGAATAACACTAAGGCATTTTACAAACGGAACACACAAGAGTACAAGGATGCCGTCGAGCTTTGGGACCTTTTTATCACGTCAAAATCAAG ACTACTCAACGGCAAAGACGAGGAGGAAACAAGGTCCACACGCACCCCGAACAACAGGAACAGGCAGCCCAAACGGACGCCGGTGCGCGAGAACCACAGGAACGACGTGAACGATCACAACGACAATTCCCGCGTAAACGACGTCGAACAGGACGAGTTCGAGCAGCTGTACAGGGCGGTCACCACGGCCGTGGACAGCGACAAGAAGCCCCTGCACACGTTCTTTCAAGTGCTGCCGTCGAAGAAACGTTACCCGGACTACTACGAGGTGGTCGAGACGCCCATCGACCTGCGGATGGTGGCCGACAAGATGCACCACAAGAAGTACAATCTGCTGGTCGAGATGGAACGGGACCTGCTGCTGATGACCAAGAACGCCTGCCTGTACAACGAGCCCGGCTCGCAGATTTTCAAGCACGCGAAGGCGCTGAGGAAGGTGATACAGATGAAGAGGATCGAAATTGAGGATCAGCCGAAGGCCACGCCGGCCAAAATGACGGGCAGGCGTTCGGTGAACAGTAACAACGTGACGCCCAAGCTGACACGGTCCAGGGGCAGTACGCCGGTCATCAAGAACGACGACAAGAAGAACGACATTGATCACGACGACCTCGACGATACCATTGACGATGAT GGGACGGCGATAGACTCGAGCAACCCCCTGTGGCAACTGTTCGACTCAGTGAAGTCAGTGACAAGCAGCAATGGTGTGCCATTGAGTGAGCCGTTCTGGCGTCTGCCGTCGCGACGCTTTTACCCGGACTACTATCGCGAAATCAAGAACCCGGTGTCGCTCACGCAGATCAAACGAAAACTTGTGAAAAGTGCTTACGGTAACTTGAGTGAGGTGGCCGGTGATCTGACTATTATGTTCGAGAATGCCAAAAAGTACAACATACCCACGTCCAAACTTTATAAG GATGCTGTTAAATTGCAGAAGATAATGCAATGCAAAGTTCAAGAACTACTTGATATAGATCAG GGCTCTGATAGTGACCTAGAGGATAAAATAATAGTGCCGGTACGGAAAAAACCGGGACCAAAACCAAAAAATTCGTTCAATCCCAACTCCCCAGGCAGAGGACGTCCGCCCAAGGATTCAATCCCATTGAAAAAGAGGCTACACGCTTTAGGAAAATATATGTTAGAATTTACT tgTGAGGACGGTCGTAAACCGATGTTGGCCTTCATGCAGAAACCGTCGAAGAAGCTGTACTCCGATTACTACGACGTAATCGCCGAACCCATAGACTTTTTAGAAATCGAATCGAAAATCAGGGCGGACCAGTACAGCTGCGAATTGGACCTAGTTAAAGATTTCAAACTGATGTTTTCGAATTGTCGACAATATAACGAGGAGAACTCGACCATCTACGATGACTCTCTGATGCTGGAGAAACATTTAATGGACAAAGTCGGACATTTGTTCACGACGCCGGAAAAGGACCGCAAAGACCGCAGGGT GTACAAAGCCCGAACGAAACACCAGATCTCACCGTTGGAGAGGAACATGAAGACTCTGTACGAGTCGATCAGGGATTACAAGGAGCCGAAGAGCAGCCGACAGCTCTCGCAGATATTCATGAAGCTGCCGTCGAAAATCGAATACCCCGACTACTACGAGGTGATCCAGAAGCCCATCGACATGGACCGGATATCCCACAAAATGAAGACGAACCAGTACGAGACGCTCGAGGATCTCGTGGCCGATTTCGTGCTGATGTTCGACAACGCGTGCAAGTACAACGAGCCGGACTCGCAGATCTACAAGGACGCGCTGATGTTGCAGCGTGTCTGCATGCAGACCAAGCTGCTGCTCAAGGAGGAGGATAACACGGTGCCGGACGTGGCCAGCGCCATACAGGACATACTTCTGACGTTGTTCACCACCGTGTACAATCACCAGGACGAGGAGGGACGGTGCTACTCCGACTCGATGGCCGAGCTCCCCGAACACGACGAAATCGAGAACAAGAA GGTACGCGCCTTGTCTCTGGACCTCCTCAAACGTCGCCTGGACAAGGGTGTCTACCGGCGACTGGACACGTTCCAGGAGGACTTCTTCGCCTGCATGGAACGGGCGCGGCGCCTCTCCCGCACCGACTCCCAGATATTCGAGGACTCGGTCGAGCTGCAAAAGTACTTCATCCACCAGCGCAACGAGATCTGCAAGGGCGGCGAGCTGCTGCTGTCGTCGGCGCTCAGCTACACGCTGAACGACGCCACTGCGGCCATCGAGACCTTGCGCCACAGCAAGCATCTGCAGGAATCGGTGGAGGACGAGACCGAGACGCGTAGCTCGGACGACTCCATCATCAAGGACGGGAACGCCGACGCGTCGGGGCCCAACTCCAGCATGACGTGCAACCAACAGACCTACAAG GTCGGCGAGTTCGTCTACGTTGATTCGAAGGAGAAGGGCTGCGACCCCCACATCCTGATGATCGAAAGGCTGTGGGAGAATAAGGGGCAACAGATGTTGTACGGCAACTACTACCTGCGACCCGCCGAAACCTACCACGTCACCACCAGGAAGTTCCTCGAGCGCGAGGTGTTCAAGTCCGACTCTCACGTGGCGGTGCCCCTGGAGGAGGTCAAGGACCGGTGCTGTGTGATGAACGTGAAGCACTACTTCACGATGCGGCCCGAGGGCTACGACGAGAAGGACGTGTACGTGTGCGAGTCGAGGTATAGCACGCGGACGCGCAGCTTCAAGAAGATCAAAATCTATCCGGAGAATGCGACGGTGAAGCTGGTGCCGCGTGAGGAGCCGCTGGAGCCGAAGCGGGTGGTTTCGGTGTTCAGGGAACGGGTGGAGAAGCATATGGACGAGCTGGCCGAGCTCGAGGAGCAGGAGCAACTGGTGGAGAAGGAGAAACCG aacGTCGTTGCCTATACCCACATGGAAATCGACGACGGCAACACCTACTACGAACAGTTCAACACGATATGCAGCGGGGTGGTGAAGACCGGTGATTTCGTTTACGTCGCCGCCGACGGCGGTAAACAATTAATAGCGCAAATAGACAGTATTTGGGACACAAAAGA TGGGAAAAGTTACTTCCGCGGACCATGGTTTGTGCCCCCTTCGGAACTTCCCCAGTCACAAAACAAGTTGTTTTACAAGCAGGAGATGTTCCTATCGTCACTCGAAGATACCAATCCTGTCGTCAGCATCATGGGTCGATGTGCAGTTTTGGATTATAACGACTACATCTCAT gCCGTCCGACGGAGATTGCCGAAGCTGACACGTTTATCTGCACGTCCATGTACGACGAGGTGAACAGGCAGATCAGGAAGTTGCCGAACGACAGCCTGAGAAAGTACTCTCACAGTGGGGAAGTGACGGAAGACGAGATCTACTTCTTCCCCAAGCTGATCAATCCTCCAAAG GAGAGTACACACTTGACCAAGATGAACGACATGGACATAATAATGGAAGACTCGATGGACGGGGGTCCCCCGTCGGTCGGTTCGGGTGAAATACCGACGACGGTGATTAGTAATACACCAGTAACACCGGCTGCTTCAAAAAAG AAACCCAACAAGAACAAAATCGTCACGGGGTACATACTGTACTCGAGGGAGGTGCGCAAACAGGTCGTTCAGAACAATCCGGAGTCGACGTTCGGCGACATCAGCCGCATAGTGGGCAGCGAATGGAAGTCGTTGCCGGCTAGCGAGAAACAGAGCTGGGAGGAGCGTGCGTCCAAAATCAACGAGGAAACCAAGGCCCAAATGTTGGACGAGCAATGTTCGAGTCCGGCACCGACACCCACATCCCTTGGATCGGGCATGGTCGACCAG ATCTTCGAATGCTGCTGGGACAACTGCGATTATCAATTCGAGGAGTGCTCCGACCTGATCGAGCACTGCGTCAAAGACAAGGACACGCAGGGCCACGTGCAGGCGTACTTCCAGGAGAACCCGGGCGCCGACCTGCACTGCCAGTGGCGCAACTGTCTGCGCAACAACAAGAAGGACGTGAAGCCGTTCCCCAACATTGCGAGGCTCATACGACACGTCCGCGACATGCACATCAACAAGGGCAACGGACGGTCGGTGGCGCCGGAGAATAGGAGCAa gaaCTACGTAGGAAACAGAGTGATGCCGGTGCTGCAGCCCTGCGTGTCGACCACATCCGAAATACTGAGCG CTGCTACTAGCACATTTAATACCACTGCTGGAACCTATTCCACCACTACTAATACAG CTTCTGGAGCAGCTCAGAGTAACCAGACACAGCAACAGAATCAAGAGCCGATGTTCATAACGGTTCCCCCCAGGCCGCAACGTGTTCTGCATTCGGAAGCGTACATCAA atacATTGAGGGACTACAGGCTGAAAACAAGTACATAACACAATGGGAGAGGACTTTGAATGCGACCCAGGAAAACAGTCCAGCTCCGGATTTGGAGAAGTTGAACAACGTCACCACGTGGCTGGGGCGCAAGGCCGACCAACACGACAATGTTGTTGCGGCCATTTGGGCATTACGAAATCAGTTGTTACGAGATACGTTAGGTTTACATAAgactttgtaa
- the LOC109603693 gene encoding protein polybromo-1 isoform X2 yields the protein MSKRRRTSSIASRNHEDDSLDSVEASTSSGPTMRKRRKLQDPAELCHQLYDTIRNHKKNDGTLLCDLFIRVPKRRQEPGYYDVVSNPMDLLKVQQKLKTDEYIDLDDLQSDIELIVNNTKAFYKRNTQEYKDAVELWDLFITSKSRLLNGKDEEETRSTRTPNNRNRQPKRTPVRENHRNDVNDHNDNSRVNDVEQDEFEQLYRAVTTAVDSDKKPLHTFFQVLPSKKRYPDYYEVVETPIDLRMVADKMHHKKYNLLVEMERDLLLMTKNACLYNEPGSQIFKHAKALRKVIQMKRIEIEDQPKATPAKMTGRRSVNSNNVTPKLTRSRGSTPVIKNDDKKNDIDHDDLDDTIDDDGTAIDSSNPLWQLFDSVKSVTSSNGVPLSEPFWRLPSRRFYPDYYREIKNPVSLTQIKRKLVKSAYGNLSEVAGDLTIMFENAKKYNIPTSKLYKDAVKLQKIMQCKVQELLDIDQVTQRNTNKNRKGSDSDLEDKIIVPVRKKPGPKPKNSFNPNSPGRGRPPKDSIPLKKRLHALGKYMLEFTCEDGRKPMLAFMQKPSKKLYSDYYDVIAEPIDFLEIESKIRADQYSCELDLVKDFKLMFSNCRQYNEENSTIYDDSLMLEKHLMDKVGHLFTTPEKDRKDRRVYKARTKHQISPLERNMKTLYESIRDYKEPKSSRQLSQIFMKLPSKIEYPDYYEVIQKPIDMDRISHKMKTNQYETLEDLVADFVLMFDNACKYNEPDSQIYKDALMLQRVCMQTKLLLKEEDNTVPDVASAIQDILLTLFTTVYNHQDEEGRCYSDSMAELPEHDEIENKKVRALSLDLLKRRLDKGVYRRLDTFQEDFFACMERARRLSRTDSQIFEDSVELQKYFIHQRNEICKGGELLLSSALSYTLNDATAAIETLRHSKHLQESVEDETETRSSDDSIIKDGNADASGPNSSMTCNQQTYKVGEFVYVDSKEKGCDPHILMIERLWENKGQQMLYGNYYLRPAETYHVTTRKFLEREVFKSDSHVAVPLEEVKDRCCVMNVKHYFTMRPEGYDEKDVYVCESRYSTRTRSFKKIKIYPENATVKLVPREEPLEPKRVVSVFRERVEKHMDELAELEEQEQLVEKEKPNVVAYTHMEIDDGNTYYEQFNTICSGVVKTGDFVYVAADGGKQLIAQIDSIWDTKDGKSYFRGPWFVPPSELPQSQNKLFYKQEMFLSSLEDTNPVVSIMGRCAVLDYNDYISCRPTEIAEADTFICTSMYDEVNRQIRKLPNDSLRKYSHSGEVTEDEIYFFPKLINPPKESTHLTKMNDMDIIMEDSMDGGPPSVGSGEIPTTVISNTPVTPAASKKKPNKNKIVTGYILYSREVRKQVVQNNPESTFGDISRIVGSEWKSLPASEKQSWEERASKINEETKAQMLDEQCSSPAPTPTSLGSGMVDQIFECCWDNCDYQFEECSDLIEHCVKDKDTQGHVQAYFQENPGADLHCQWRNCLRNNKKDVKPFPNIARLIRHVRDMHINKGNGRSVAPENRSKNFKHSSKPGAVARPSSSATPNPPATSTFNTTAGTYSTTTNTASGAAQSNQTQQQNQEPMFITVPPRPQRVLHSEAYIKYIEGLQAENKYITQWERTLNATQENSPAPDLEKLNNVTTWLGRKADQHDNVVAAIWALRNQLLRDTLGLHKTL from the exons ATGAGTAAACGCAGAAGGACTAGTTCTATCGCAAGTAGGAACCACGAGGATGATTCATTGGACAGTGTTGAGGCGTCTACTAGCAGTGGACCTACCATGCGGAAGAGGAGGAAACTTCAGGACCCA GCTGAACTGTGTCATCAGTTGTATGACACAATCAGGAACCACAAGAAAAACGACGGTACTTTACTATGTGATCTGTTTATAAGGGTACCCAAGCGCAGACAAGAACCAGGATATTACGATGTAGTTAGCAATCCCATGGATTTACTCAAGGTTCAGCAGAAATTAAAGACAGATGAATACATTGACTTAGATGACTTACAAAGTGATATAGAGCTTATTGTGAATAACACTAAGGCATTTTACAAACGGAACACACAAGAGTACAAGGATGCCGTCGAGCTTTGGGACCTTTTTATCACGTCAAAATCAAG ACTACTCAACGGCAAAGACGAGGAGGAAACAAGGTCCACACGCACCCCGAACAACAGGAACAGGCAGCCCAAACGGACGCCGGTGCGCGAGAACCACAGGAACGACGTGAACGATCACAACGACAATTCCCGCGTAAACGACGTCGAACAGGACGAGTTCGAGCAGCTGTACAGGGCGGTCACCACGGCCGTGGACAGCGACAAGAAGCCCCTGCACACGTTCTTTCAAGTGCTGCCGTCGAAGAAACGTTACCCGGACTACTACGAGGTGGTCGAGACGCCCATCGACCTGCGGATGGTGGCCGACAAGATGCACCACAAGAAGTACAATCTGCTGGTCGAGATGGAACGGGACCTGCTGCTGATGACCAAGAACGCCTGCCTGTACAACGAGCCCGGCTCGCAGATTTTCAAGCACGCGAAGGCGCTGAGGAAGGTGATACAGATGAAGAGGATCGAAATTGAGGATCAGCCGAAGGCCACGCCGGCCAAAATGACGGGCAGGCGTTCGGTGAACAGTAACAACGTGACGCCCAAGCTGACACGGTCCAGGGGCAGTACGCCGGTCATCAAGAACGACGACAAGAAGAACGACATTGATCACGACGACCTCGACGATACCATTGACGATGAT GGGACGGCGATAGACTCGAGCAACCCCCTGTGGCAACTGTTCGACTCAGTGAAGTCAGTGACAAGCAGCAATGGTGTGCCATTGAGTGAGCCGTTCTGGCGTCTGCCGTCGCGACGCTTTTACCCGGACTACTATCGCGAAATCAAGAACCCGGTGTCGCTCACGCAGATCAAACGAAAACTTGTGAAAAGTGCTTACGGTAACTTGAGTGAGGTGGCCGGTGATCTGACTATTATGTTCGAGAATGCCAAAAAGTACAACATACCCACGTCCAAACTTTATAAG GATGCTGTTAAATTGCAGAAGATAATGCAATGCAAAGTTCAAGAACTACTTGATATAGATCAGGTAACGCAAAGAAACACTAACAAAAACCGGAAG GGCTCTGATAGTGACCTAGAGGATAAAATAATAGTGCCGGTACGGAAAAAACCGGGACCAAAACCAAAAAATTCGTTCAATCCCAACTCCCCAGGCAGAGGACGTCCGCCCAAGGATTCAATCCCATTGAAAAAGAGGCTACACGCTTTAGGAAAATATATGTTAGAATTTACT tgTGAGGACGGTCGTAAACCGATGTTGGCCTTCATGCAGAAACCGTCGAAGAAGCTGTACTCCGATTACTACGACGTAATCGCCGAACCCATAGACTTTTTAGAAATCGAATCGAAAATCAGGGCGGACCAGTACAGCTGCGAATTGGACCTAGTTAAAGATTTCAAACTGATGTTTTCGAATTGTCGACAATATAACGAGGAGAACTCGACCATCTACGATGACTCTCTGATGCTGGAGAAACATTTAATGGACAAAGTCGGACATTTGTTCACGACGCCGGAAAAGGACCGCAAAGACCGCAGGGT GTACAAAGCCCGAACGAAACACCAGATCTCACCGTTGGAGAGGAACATGAAGACTCTGTACGAGTCGATCAGGGATTACAAGGAGCCGAAGAGCAGCCGACAGCTCTCGCAGATATTCATGAAGCTGCCGTCGAAAATCGAATACCCCGACTACTACGAGGTGATCCAGAAGCCCATCGACATGGACCGGATATCCCACAAAATGAAGACGAACCAGTACGAGACGCTCGAGGATCTCGTGGCCGATTTCGTGCTGATGTTCGACAACGCGTGCAAGTACAACGAGCCGGACTCGCAGATCTACAAGGACGCGCTGATGTTGCAGCGTGTCTGCATGCAGACCAAGCTGCTGCTCAAGGAGGAGGATAACACGGTGCCGGACGTGGCCAGCGCCATACAGGACATACTTCTGACGTTGTTCACCACCGTGTACAATCACCAGGACGAGGAGGGACGGTGCTACTCCGACTCGATGGCCGAGCTCCCCGAACACGACGAAATCGAGAACAAGAA GGTACGCGCCTTGTCTCTGGACCTCCTCAAACGTCGCCTGGACAAGGGTGTCTACCGGCGACTGGACACGTTCCAGGAGGACTTCTTCGCCTGCATGGAACGGGCGCGGCGCCTCTCCCGCACCGACTCCCAGATATTCGAGGACTCGGTCGAGCTGCAAAAGTACTTCATCCACCAGCGCAACGAGATCTGCAAGGGCGGCGAGCTGCTGCTGTCGTCGGCGCTCAGCTACACGCTGAACGACGCCACTGCGGCCATCGAGACCTTGCGCCACAGCAAGCATCTGCAGGAATCGGTGGAGGACGAGACCGAGACGCGTAGCTCGGACGACTCCATCATCAAGGACGGGAACGCCGACGCGTCGGGGCCCAACTCCAGCATGACGTGCAACCAACAGACCTACAAG GTCGGCGAGTTCGTCTACGTTGATTCGAAGGAGAAGGGCTGCGACCCCCACATCCTGATGATCGAAAGGCTGTGGGAGAATAAGGGGCAACAGATGTTGTACGGCAACTACTACCTGCGACCCGCCGAAACCTACCACGTCACCACCAGGAAGTTCCTCGAGCGCGAGGTGTTCAAGTCCGACTCTCACGTGGCGGTGCCCCTGGAGGAGGTCAAGGACCGGTGCTGTGTGATGAACGTGAAGCACTACTTCACGATGCGGCCCGAGGGCTACGACGAGAAGGACGTGTACGTGTGCGAGTCGAGGTATAGCACGCGGACGCGCAGCTTCAAGAAGATCAAAATCTATCCGGAGAATGCGACGGTGAAGCTGGTGCCGCGTGAGGAGCCGCTGGAGCCGAAGCGGGTGGTTTCGGTGTTCAGGGAACGGGTGGAGAAGCATATGGACGAGCTGGCCGAGCTCGAGGAGCAGGAGCAACTGGTGGAGAAGGAGAAACCG aacGTCGTTGCCTATACCCACATGGAAATCGACGACGGCAACACCTACTACGAACAGTTCAACACGATATGCAGCGGGGTGGTGAAGACCGGTGATTTCGTTTACGTCGCCGCCGACGGCGGTAAACAATTAATAGCGCAAATAGACAGTATTTGGGACACAAAAGA TGGGAAAAGTTACTTCCGCGGACCATGGTTTGTGCCCCCTTCGGAACTTCCCCAGTCACAAAACAAGTTGTTTTACAAGCAGGAGATGTTCCTATCGTCACTCGAAGATACCAATCCTGTCGTCAGCATCATGGGTCGATGTGCAGTTTTGGATTATAACGACTACATCTCAT gCCGTCCGACGGAGATTGCCGAAGCTGACACGTTTATCTGCACGTCCATGTACGACGAGGTGAACAGGCAGATCAGGAAGTTGCCGAACGACAGCCTGAGAAAGTACTCTCACAGTGGGGAAGTGACGGAAGACGAGATCTACTTCTTCCCCAAGCTGATCAATCCTCCAAAG GAGAGTACACACTTGACCAAGATGAACGACATGGACATAATAATGGAAGACTCGATGGACGGGGGTCCCCCGTCGGTCGGTTCGGGTGAAATACCGACGACGGTGATTAGTAATACACCAGTAACACCGGCTGCTTCAAAAAAG AAACCCAACAAGAACAAAATCGTCACGGGGTACATACTGTACTCGAGGGAGGTGCGCAAACAGGTCGTTCAGAACAATCCGGAGTCGACGTTCGGCGACATCAGCCGCATAGTGGGCAGCGAATGGAAGTCGTTGCCGGCTAGCGAGAAACAGAGCTGGGAGGAGCGTGCGTCCAAAATCAACGAGGAAACCAAGGCCCAAATGTTGGACGAGCAATGTTCGAGTCCGGCACCGACACCCACATCCCTTGGATCGGGCATGGTCGACCAG ATCTTCGAATGCTGCTGGGACAACTGCGATTATCAATTCGAGGAGTGCTCCGACCTGATCGAGCACTGCGTCAAAGACAAGGACACGCAGGGCCACGTGCAGGCGTACTTCCAGGAGAACCCGGGCGCCGACCTGCACTGCCAGTGGCGCAACTGTCTGCGCAACAACAAGAAGGACGTGAAGCCGTTCCCCAACATTGCGAGGCTCATACGACACGTCCGCGACATGCACATCAACAAGGGCAACGGACGGTCGGTGGCGCCGGAGAATAGGAGCAa GAACTTCAAGCATTCCAGTAAGCCTGGTGCCGTAGCTCGTCCGAGTTCCTCTGCAACCCCTAACCCCC CTGCTACTAGCACATTTAATACCACTGCTGGAACCTATTCCACCACTACTAATACAG CTTCTGGAGCAGCTCAGAGTAACCAGACACAGCAACAGAATCAAGAGCCGATGTTCATAACGGTTCCCCCCAGGCCGCAACGTGTTCTGCATTCGGAAGCGTACATCAA atacATTGAGGGACTACAGGCTGAAAACAAGTACATAACACAATGGGAGAGGACTTTGAATGCGACCCAGGAAAACAGTCCAGCTCCGGATTTGGAGAAGTTGAACAACGTCACCACGTGGCTGGGGCGCAAGGCCGACCAACACGACAATGTTGTTGCGGCCATTTGGGCATTACGAAATCAGTTGTTACGAGATACGTTAGGTTTACATAAgactttgtaa